The DNA sequence GTTTGTTTGGACATGATTTGCAAACTATTGATTCTTTACTGAATCCACATGATCTCAGTGACACATCAGTTATAGTTACAggttttttatgatttgttaTCGTCATGGGCTGAAAAAAATACTGCCTCAGTCAGTACTTTCCTTTTAATCAAAATCTATGACAGATTATTGTACTGCATTATCTGATTAAACCTAATTCCAGTTTTAATTATTGTAATGGTCATGCATACATTTCTGTCACAGGTTTCTATTCTTTAATCTATTGTATGTTTGATAACGTTTTTTTACGGTCCTAATACAGAAAATAgaggattatcttattttaccAAACCTTAATGAATCTCATCATAAATGTCACATAATTATTTGTGATAAGTTCAAAGTCTGAACTTTATTTACTCCTTCGACTCACACAGCACCAACAATACACGCAGCCatctgacagaagagaagaaatacacaacacgTTGATCGACAATGAAGATGTTAAGTTCGTTTTCCAGATTTGCCTCGTCACACATGTGTCATGTTGACAACACACTCCACACGCTTCGGACAGATCATCTGTTGATTTCCACATAAAAATTAACGCAGTGACTTTGGCACAGCCCACTGCGCCACGGATCTGGTTATATACAGATTCATCTTTACGTTGTGCTGACTGTGAAGCCTGTGCACCTCTTACCATTCGTTATTGTTTCAGGGAACACACCCAGGTTCACTTGTGACAGTCACTTGAACGCTGGTGTcccgtgttgtgtggagcgggggaGTGCGTGCACACGgagtttaaacatgtgtttcatggactcaaacaaacacaagtaaacgtcagtcctgtacgtgtcctaataacttgtgatcagcgctggtgtttattgttaaagtgtaaagtgagcgcaggacagagggaagtgaggtggaagcagactccgacacaTACATGTCGAGGACTTTTAATGAGtgtctgttctgatcctggagctGCGCTGGTTATATAGCGCGAGACACACCTGAGTACTAATTCACCGAGTTTCTTTAAGATAAAATGGAGGTTTGCTTCAGAGCAACTACAGTGAATCAGAAATGCTGCTGGTGGAAGTCTCgtccctgctgctcctctgcttctctgcagctccaggtcagttcttttaatttgatttcgtGTTTGACCTCTGAATTATAAGAAGATTAATGAAGTGTCTTGTTCTATGTGGTGGTCTACTAaggtagatttttcacatatttgtACCTTagttgagtatttattttcctgacgacttgttacttttactcgctacatttgaacacaaatatctgtactttctacttcttacattctcaaaactggctcgtgaCTTGAGAAGGGCGcgcctctctctcgctcactcgccTGCCAAATGCCTCGGGAGATGAGCTGGTTTGGCAGCGTGTTTGCcgtcgagggggggggggggggggggggggcgccgagAGACACAACACCTAGTTACACTAATGACTTCCTTGAACctgtgaacagagagagagacagagagttgaGTCACTGCTGTTATTCTGAGCTTGATGACTGTTTCCTTTGTTGGATAAACATGAGGTTTAATTTGAGATAAAATCACACTCACACTTCAAATGCATAGGATTCTCTTTATTGTCTGTGGTGGTTAAATAAAAGTATGAAGTAATAGTAACATAAAGTTTCTGTTCCACCTGAGGAAGTGGCTTTAAATttcaaatgtaatgtaataacatGTAAACACGTCAGAAATAAAGGagtcaaacaggaagttgaaTGTTATGTGAACATGAATGTACTTTTTTGTTATCAGCATTTGTATcagatttacatatttttaataaaaacattttgaaagaatGTTTGTCAGTTGAactcattcctccaccaagaaccaaaaGTATCTTAAAGTCTGCACCGACTCCGCCATGTTTGTTTGGACATGATTTGCAAACTGTTGATTCTTTACTGAATCCACATGATCTCAGTGACTCATCAGTTATAGTTACAggttttttatgatttgttaTCGTCACAGTGGCTGAAAAAAATACTGCCTCAGTCAGTACTTTCCTTTGTATCAAAGTCGTTGACATATTGTTCTGCATTCTCTGATTAAACCTAATTCCAGTTTTAATTATTGTAATGGTCATGCATAAATTACTGTCacaagttttattcttttatctatTGCATGTTtgataaagttttttttacgTCCTAATACAGAACATAGAGGATTTTCTTATTTTACCGAACCTTAATGAATCTCAtcttaaatgtcacattatgaTTTGTGATAAGTTTAAAGTCCGATTTTGCTTCtaagtgaaggttgtggttttaaatttatttcaataaaagcTTGATAGAATTGATATATATGTGGCTGTCTtgtattttgatttgtttcatgTGACGATCATGAAGCAACTAATCATTGTGCTTCATGTTGTTCAGTgaagtctgtgttgtgttgatgtgagcatctgctgcctcctgctggtcaACTCCCATCACAACATCCAGGGCCCTGAACCATGAAGAAGAGATGAAACatcaagaggaagaaaaacgaAATAAACACGCGTGTGAATTAATATAACCACACTTAATACAACCAATCAAATTAATTGATTGTGAAAATAACACAGTTTATATTTCCATACAACCATCACTGACTCATGTTGTGTGACACCTTTCTGACGACAACACCAGGATTTGATTTACTAcgaggtttttatttttattgataaaaaacaaattcacaaacaaaacaacacaaaacttttttatttaaaaaatgaagcagaaaaaccaaacaaccaaacaacatgAGAACGTATAGCTCAGAAGCGATGCTCGGTGGTCACTTATGCGACAACATCCTCGGACTCCAATCCTTCCTCGTCCTCGCCAGGTGGGGGCGCTGTCAGGGAAACAGGCAAGGCCTTTTCTGCAGTGTTTATTAATTTTATAAATTATCAGAAATCACCATGATATCCTTTTCTCAAATTAAGTACTTTGTGATTTAATTGATtggattgattcattgattcattAGTGAGCTTGTTACCTTTGTGCCTCTGTCGGCAAATGGCCACCAGGAGCAGCGTGGAGACGACGTATGGCGAGCTGACCACGATGCAGATGATGACTAACAAGGTGAGGGAGGGTTCAAAGAGGACGACTCCACatggaaaagaaacagaaaatcaatTGAAAGAAGTCAGAGTTTGCGCTGTATGAGGAACATctataatttgattgattgatctttgacaaacatttatttaacctcTACTTAGAATTGTattatttggtccatgtctcatctgctaacatggttGAGGAGGGGcctgccactagggggcgagCCACACGTTTCTGACTCAAATCCACACTTACCTTTGACCTCCTGACCTGTGATGCTGATCCAGGCGGGTGGAGACTCTCCCCGGCCTCTGATGTAACACTTGTAGGCTCCTTCATCAGACTTGGAGACAAGTTGgatggtcatgtgacctgtgggcGTCGTCCTAACAAAAGTGCCATCTTTATAGAaatcagccgagaggttgaagGGCGGCGTCTTAGTTTTACAGATCAGAGTGACGTCCTCTCCCTCATCCACCGGGAGGACGGGACTCTGCAGGATCACTGGATCATCTGGAGACAAATGGCAGCGTTTTGTCCAATCACACAACTCAACCAACACTTAGGCtgcatcactgttgctatggttacacctGGTGCAGTAGCCAATAGGTCAGACGAGACAAAGGAAATTTCCACAATGGTGGATCCTTTTGAGGAGAGATTTAGCGAGTTTGTAAGATACTTCTGGCGTCTATATGATGCTATTTCACctgagtgacatcatcacaacctcctccaccaccgccATGTTTGTTATTGTCCAAAACGTTCGACTCTGCACTGCCCTCTAAGGGCTGCATTGCCTAACAACCACACCAACGTGAAGGATGCATAAGTGCAAATATCTTTTGGTACATAATGGCAGAATAAACAAACTCTTACCAGTCACAGTGATGTTGACGTAGTTACTTGCTCCTCCCTCTGTGGACTCACACCAGTAAAGTCCACTGTCCGATGAGACAACAAAGTCGATGACACAGGAAGAAGCAGCTTGTCTCCCCCACTCTTCACACTCCGCCCTGGTGTCTGTGCTCGTGTTCGTCCTCAGCGTCCAACCAGCCGAGCTGTGGTCGTCCTCACAGCTAAAAGAGACGAACGACCCTTTGAAGAACTGAGAGCTGCTGGGACTCAGCTTCACTTCAGCTGTAGAAATCAATTCAAACCCACTTAATGGTTCAACATTTCATTAGAATCAGAAATTATTTCATTTAACACCAGAAGCTGTGATGTAGAAACAGTTTGATGAACTGACCTTGGTTCGAGCTGCAGCAGAGCGATGAGATCAGCACTGAGGAGAAACATCATCAGACGCTATTTTAACTTCACATTTTGTATATCCTGACATCCCAgactataataatataataaaatacattaacaataataagtgttgttttgtttttctaattattattattcagtgtcTGGTGTCGTAAAGGAGCATCATTGAGTTTTACAGATAAATGAACATGTGTTGTTCCACATTTCCTTCTTAACTTCTGGTGATAAACTTCCATTAATGTTCTGAAATATTTCTGATGATGAGAACttgaaaatgataaatgtattaaacaaccacatcaacctagaaaatttaaaaacaagtctTCCTGTCGGTCTGAAACAGACGTGTTGAGTCTTAATGTCTTTAAACTCTGGATCAGATTAAACTAAATCAACACATTCTTTAAACAGCAGTTTGTGTCTCTATCAGTCAGTAAACGTTAACTCTCTGTAGCTTCTGTCTGTGattgaataaagttttataaaacaaatcttACTCCTTGTGTCTGTTCTCCTGCAGCTATGACAATATTATAATAAGAGAATATTGACTCACAGAGCAGCTTCACCTCACATGTTTGTCCCATCTTGTcgtgtgagaggaagcgctgaGAGCAGCTCAACCATCTGCACCTCTGTGGTTTTCAGACAGACAATTGGTTTCAGTTCATTCGCTCAGATCTGAGCTGTGAGGATTGTtaaaccaacacacagacatgatgcCAACCAATGTACAGAAATTAAGTAGTAAATATTCTACAGTGATTATTTGATCATGTGAGGATGAAACACAGGTCCATGTGTTCAAGTAGTGTCAAAGGTTTCCAcaacagtgtgtcctcagagtttATAACAGGCTTCATCATGTGAATCAGTCAAACGTTTGTTGGTAAAGAGCAGATTCAAACACGatctgaaaatacaagaggctggaacaccaaatgtgtctttgtgcattttaaggggctttctgcagaaaggatcaacacagagagtcacagggatctcagagtgaagatggagaacagtcaaatgcaaggatctGATATAAGAGAACTAAGGCTGTCTCTCtgaaccagttcagactggttctgtaggcgcagttGGAGACAGGAATTAAAAAACAGGAATAAATGATTTGCATACAATTCCATTAGGTTCTTGCACAGTCAATAAGTAATAGAAAGTTCACACAGGTTTCAGGTTACGACACTTCAGGTCATAAAAGTCACAATCATCGACGTTTCATCAGCTGTTTACTTTAGTCCGGATGTGTTTGTTCCACTTCTTTTTTTGACATCTGTTTCCTGTCACTCTCCAGGTCTGTACAGTAAACTCCACCCTTCCATGGGCACGCGTTCAGATCGTGATCAGACAGTTTAACACTTGACTGACTGTGTTTGATGGTTAGGTTCAGGTTCAACTGGTTCTTTGGAAAGATATCCTGGGTCGGTTGAACTGACTTCCtagtaaatggtaaatgcttttgtatttatataacgctTTTCTGGTCTTGCCGACCACTCAAAgttgctttacagtacagttttacattcacacacacattcatacagtgcatctattcgcagcactttgttattctatgggggggccattcagtgttcagcatctttcccaaggacacttcggcatgcagatgggtcagactggggatcgaactgccgaccttcaggttggaggaggaccactctacccctcagccacagcagccCGTAGTACAGACCCCTGTtcaataaagtttgttttaacACAGTGTAAAGGGAGTcagtttctttttaacttttcctTTCGGGTAAAGCAACAGTGGTTGCTACGTGCAGCTCTGGCAGAGAGAGTTCAGGGAAGTTCCCAAcacaccctccctcctctccctccctccctcctctcccccctcctctcctcctcctctccctccctctcctcgtcACACACCGGTTTGTTTTTCAGTGCGCCAGAAATGTTGCTGGTGAAAGTCTcgttcctgctgctcctctgcctctgtgctgctgcaggtcagttctttttatttgatttcgtGTTTGACCTCTGAATTATATAAGATTAATCAAGTGTCCCGTTCTATTTGATTGTCTACTTaggtagatttttcacatatttgtACCTTAGtttagtatttattttcctgaagactttttacttttactcgctacaatTTAACACattatctgtactttctacttcttacattctcaaaactgtctcGTGACTTGAGCACGGTCAGCCTCTACGCATGGCGCACCTCTTTCTCGCTCACTGCATGCATGGtgccccgacggcaaacacgccaccacCTCCACGTGGTGCAGCGCTCTGCTGCCACGTGGAGATTTGCTTCAGAGCAACTACAGTAGCTGTCGGGattcaaatcagattttttttatacttatgtgttctttgtgttttgtgtgtgtttgtgtagatcaGCAGAACATAACAGTGAAGCCTGGAGACGAAGCCACTCTTCAGTGTCACTCTAACAGCAGTGCTGCCTTCATGCTGCTAGAGTGGACCAGACTGGAACAGAAGTCAGATGGTTACGTGTTCTTCTACCGGAACAACCAGTCGTACGATAATAAACAGCATCCGTCTTTTCGAGGTCGAGTGGAGCTGAGAGATCCAGAGATGAAGGACGGATACATGTCTGTGATTTTGAAGAACGTCACCGTCAATGATACTGGAACGTACAAGTGTCAAATTACAAGCAGCAAAACAGAGAACAGTGAAAGAACTGAGTCCAGCAGCCTCGTCAGGCTGACTGTCACAGACTCAGGTGAGTTGATAGAATCCAGACTCAGGTGAAGTTGTAGAGAATGTTCTGTCCTCACCTACCTGACACCTGTTCTGCTCTGCAGGTCCCTCAGATCCACACAAGATGGCTGAAGGAAAGAAGGATGAAGGAAACACTGGTGTCGTACTTGCGGCTTGTGGGACAGTTGCTGTCTTGTCACTTATTATTGCTGCCGTCTTTATCAGTCATAagttgatgaaaaaacagacGTATgtccaaacagagaaaaaagagaatgaCGCTGAACTTGatgtgacacaaacaaaccacatgAGCCAATGTGTTGATCAGCAGGAATACTCAGCTGTTTGATCACAAGTGTGGGGGGCCGAACGTCCCCTCTGTCCGTGCTTTtactctggaggaggaggtttacAGGAAATGCCAAGAGTTCGCTGCTAATGGATGAAGTGCCGAAGGAATGTTGTTTAACATACTCTTCATCTTTAGGtacaaacatgtatttatttagacagaAGGCCTTATGTTGCATTTTACCTCAAGTCATGGGAGGAACCAACCTTTCCATATATATTGTGTGTTCAGCCCCTGCAAGTTAGATTTTCACTATTAGCATGTGATTTCTCCAGGTATTTCATGGTGCCTGtactgacctgtgaaacttctgtgtaatataCCTCTTCTGACTATACCTTAAATCAAAaaggtttgtaccctcggggttgatgcacttattgtaagtcgctttggataaaagcgtcagctaaatgaaatgtaatgtaaaccCTTTCATGCAAATAAGAACCTGGTCCGCTGAGATTccatcatcaacaacaacatcgACATCTCGGCTGCATAGAATATACCATACtgatcaacacacagtgaaacacttttctgtttctgagTTTCAGTCAAATTCTAAGACacttttaacaaataaataacactaATAATATGATAGGATTTTAGCGTAAGAAACTTTCCATGTGCTATGTCTTCCTTATGttgaaaatgtgtaaatgtgaacGCGGCAGGAAGCTGAACGTCTGTCAGGATGCTGCAACAAGTGGAGTGCATCTTTAactaaaacacaacactgacattttgCAAGTTGTAAATACTaacaaatgtataaaatgaacGTTGATTTAATCATTAGCAACAGAACATtgtttttgaaactaacaatttagtagcacttaaatggcacttacttatagcactctgtagttttgctttattttgaagaaattgtactttctggattcttgttgttcttggtctgtaccctcagggttgatgcacttattgtaagtcgctttggataagctaaatgaaatgtaatgtaatgtaataataacatttgaacatgtcagGAATAAAGGAGTCAATCAGGAAGTTGAATGTTATATGAACATGAATGTACTTTTTTGTTATCAGCATTTGTATcagatttacatatttttaataaaaacatttttaaagattGTCTGTCAGTTGAactcattcctccaccaagaaccaaaaGTCTCTTAAAGTCTGCACCGACTCCGTCATGTTTGTTTGGACATGAT is a window from the Limanda limanda chromosome 22, fLimLim1.1, whole genome shotgun sequence genome containing:
- the LOC133028719 gene encoding low affinity immunoglobulin gamma Fc region receptor II-like isoform X2 → MGQTCEVKLLLLISSLCCSSNQAEVKLSPSSSQFFKGSFVSFSCEDDHSSAGWTLRTNTSTDTRAECEEWGRQAASSCVIDFVVSSDSGLYWCESTEGGASNYVNITVTDDPVILQSPVLPVDEGEDVTLICKTKTPPFNLSADFYKDGTFVRTTPTGHMTIQLVSKSDEGAYKCYIRGRGESPPAWISITGQEVKVIICIVVSSPYVVSTLLLVAICRQRHKAPPPGEDEEGLESEDVVA
- the LOC133028719 gene encoding low affinity immunoglobulin gamma Fc region receptor II-like isoform X1 codes for the protein MGQTCEVKLLLLISSLCCSSNQAEVKLSPSSSQFFKGSFVSFSCEDDHSSAGWTLRTNTSTDTRAECEEWGRQAASSCVIDFVVSSDSGLYWCESTEGGASNYVNITVTDDPVILQSPVLPVDEGEDVTLICKTKTPPFNLSADFYKDGTFVRTTPTGHMTIQLVSKSDEGAYKCYIRGRGESPPAWISITGQEVKVIICIVVSSPYVVSTLLLVAICRQRHKEKALPVSLTAPPPGEDEEGLESEDVVA
- the LOC133028720 gene encoding butyrophilin subfamily 1 member A1-like isoform X3 is translated as MCSLCFVCVCVDQQNITVKPGDEATLQCHSNSSAAFMLLEWTRLEQKSDGYVFFYRNNQSYDNKQHPSFRGRVELRDPEMKDGYMSVILKNVTVNDTGTYKCQITSSKTENSERTESSSLVRLTVTDSGPSDPHKMAEGKKDEGNTGVVLAACGTVAVLSLIIAAVFISHKLMKKQTYVQTEKKENDAELDVTQTNHMSQCVDQQEYSAV